Genomic DNA from Ruminococcus sp. OA3:
GGTTCGGGAACAAAAGACTGCGGATGGACATGCCGTCCGCGCCGTCTACCTGTATGCTGCAATGGCAGATCTGGGCTGTGAATGCGAAGATTCGAGTCTGCTTAAGGCCTGCCGGACGTTGTATGACAATATCACAAACAGACAGATGTTCCTGACAGGTTCCATCGGGGCAGCGGCGGATGGAGAGTGCTTTACCTGCGACTATGATCTGCCGAATAATTACAATTATTCAGAGACATGTGCATCAATCGGGCTTGCCATGTTTTCGCTGAGGATGCTGCAGATCGATCGGGACGGGAAATATGCGGATACTGTTGAAAGGGCTTTGTATAATACCGTACTCGGTGGAATGGCACTGAGTAGTAAGGAGTTTTTTTATGTGAATCCGCAGGAGGCAGTGCCGGAGCATCTGCGCACCAACCGTACGCTGCGTCATGTACTGCCCAAGCGGCGTCCGTGGCTGGGAGTGGCATGCTGTCCGCCTAATATTGCGAGAACGCTGATGTCACTGGGACAATATATCTACGGCGCTGACGAGGAAACAGTCTATATTCAGATGTTTATTTCAAATGAAGTACAGTTTACCTTTGGCGGAAAACGGGTGACGATTGCCATGGAGACGACCTATCCCTATGGGGATACCATTGTTATCCGGGTGAAGAATCCGTATAACGCCCGGTTTAAACTGGCCATACGAAAACCCGGCTGGAGTCAGGACATCTCGATTACTCAAAATGGCAGGGAGCAAAAAACTCGATTGGAAAAGGGATTTTGCTTCGTGGAAGAACAGATTTTGGACCAGAGCGTCTTTCAAATCGGGCTGGATATGAAACCCATGCTGGTTCAGGCGCATCCCCGGGTGCGCCAGAATGTGGGAAAGGCCGCGATTGTGAGAGGGCCGCTGGTATATTGTCTGGAAGAAATTGACAACGGAGATAACCTGGGGGCAATTGTGATTTCCGGAAATGCAGAATTGAATCTGGAGTATTTACCGGATTTATTTGACGGTGTGATGACGATTACGGCAAACGCCAGGCGCATCCGCGAAGACATATGGGAAGACAGGCTGTATCAGCAATGTTCAGAGGATGAGACGATATCCTGCAGGATTCGCGCGATTCCGTATTGCCTGTGGAACAACCGGGGAATCGGTGAAATGCTGATATGGATTCACAGAAGATGACAGGAGGGAAATATGGCAGGTATAACATTTAAACACGTGAAAAAAGTGTATCCGGGTAACGTGGCGGTTGTCCCGGATCTGAATCTGGAGATTAAAGACAAGGAGTTTATCGTGCTTGTCGGGCCGTCAGGATGCGGAAAGTCGACAACATTGCGGATGATCGCAGGGCTGGAGGAGATCACAGACGGCGAGCTGTATATCGGTGACCGCGTGGTAAATAACGTTCCGCCGAAGAACAGGGATATCGCGATGGTATTTCAGAATTATGCGCTGTATCCGCACATGACGGTATATAAAAATATTGCATTTGGTCTGAAACTGAGGAAGACACCAAAAGAGGAGATTGATCAGAAAGTACATGAAGTGGCTAAGATTCTGGATCTGGAGCCGTTACTGAACCGTAAGCCGAAAGCACTCTCGGGCGGACAGCGGCAGAGGGTAGCACTGGGACGCGCGATGGTTCGCAAGCCTTCGGTATTTTTGCTGGATGAACCGCTTTCCAACCTGGATGCAAAATTGCGTACTTCCATGCGATCCGAAATCAGCAAGCTGCATAAGCGGTTAGACACGACTTTTGTGTATGTCACTCACGATCAGACAGAGGCAATGACGATGGGAGACCGCATCTGTGTGATGAAGGATGGTATCATTCAGCAATTTGACATACCGCAGGTGCTGTACAGCGCACCGTGTAACCTGTTTGTCGCCGGATTTATTGGGTCTCCGCAAATGAATTTTATGGAAGCACAGATCGCGGAAGAAAACGGGAAACTCTATGCAAAGTTTGCAGGAACGGCACTGCCAATGACCCGGGAAAAATCAGAAAAGCTGCGGGACTATATTGGGAAGACAGTGATTTTAGGCATTCGCCCCGAGGATTTCCTGCCGGCGGGCGGCAAAGAGGCGGGGACGATTACCGCATATGTGGATCTGGTGGAACCGATGGGTGCAGAGATGAACCTGTATCTGCAGTGCGATGAGAAGAAGATGGTGGTCCGCATGCCGGGAGAATATCAGGTAAAAGAGGAAACAGAATGTACGCTGGCGGTGAAAGCGGACAAGATTCATGTGTTTGACAAAGGTACGCAACTGGCGATCTGCCACTGATGAGGGATAAGGTTGAAAGAAAACTTTCACCCATCCCTGATTTGAGCCGCAACAAGTGCGGCATGAGAGGAGAAAATGAAACACGAACATATATTGGGGATCGAGCTTGGATCCACCCGTATAAAGGCAGTGCTGACGGATGTGAACTATCAGGAGATTGCGTCCGGAAGCCATCAATGGGAAAACCATTATGAAAATGGCCTGTGGACATACGCAGAGGCGGAAATATGGGAGGGACTGCAGTGCTGCTATAAAAACATGGCAGAAGATTACGAACGCAGGTTTGGAGAAGCACTGACGGAAATTTCGGCCATCGGTCTCAGCGGCATGATGCACGGTTATCTCGTTTTTGACGAGGCGGGAAACCTGCTGACGCCGTTTCGCACATGGCGGAATACGAATACCGGGCAGGCGGCAGATGAACTGACGAAACTGTTTTCCTTTCCTGTTCCGCAGCGATGGAGCATTGCACATCTATACCAGGCAATCCTGAATCAGGAACCACATGTGAAAGCAGTGCGCTACATGACGACTTTGTCAGGTTATGTGCACTGGAAACTAACGGGAAAAAGGGTTCTCGGAGTAGGAGATGCGTCTGGAATGTTTCCAATTAACAGAGAAACTGCAACCTATGACGAGGCGATGCTCGCAGCTTTTGATGAGCGTATAGTAGATGAGAAGTTCCCGTGGAGATGCAGGGACATTCTCCCTGATGTATGCAAAGCAGGTGAGGATGCAGGGCATTTGACCGAGGAGGGGGCAGGGATGCTGGACGTGACAGGGAATCTGAAGGCCGGCAGTGTATTGTGTCCTCCGGAGGGAGATGCGGGAACCGGTATGGTTGCGGCAAATGCCGTGCGCCCCTGCACCGGAAATGTCTCCGCGGGCACGTCCATCTTTGCCATGGTCGTCTTGGAAAAACCGCTTGCGGAGGTGCATCCGGAGATCGACATTGTCACGACGCCGGAGGGATCACAGGTAGCGATGGTACACTGTAATAACTGTACGTCTGAGATCAATGAATGGGCGTCTTTATTTCAGGAATTGCTGCGGGGGATGGGTGTGGAAAAAACAGACGCCCAACTGTATCAGCTCCTGTTTGAAAGTGCTGCCATCAGCGACGGTGACTGCGGCGGTGTGTTATGCTGCAACTATCATTCCGGTGAGCCGATTGTGAAGATGGAAGAGGGACTGCCGATGCTCATACATCGGACAGAGGGGCATCTGAGTCTGGGGAATTTCATGAGGGCTCAGCTGTATGCAGCGGTGGCAACGCTGAAGATCGGATTTGATATCATCAGAAAGGAAGGGATCCGCGTCGACTATCTCACCGGGCACGGCGGACTGTTTAAAACGCCGGAAGTCGGACAGAGAATTTTATCGGAAGCATTGAAGGTTCCCGTATGTACAATGGACCATGCCGGAGAGGGAGGTGCGTGGGGCATTGCACTTCTGGCAGCTTATCGTCTCAGACAGGGAATGGATGGCTCCCTGGATGATTTCCTGAGCCAATGTGTCTTTCGTGATACACACCGGACAACCATCTGTGCAAAGGAAGAGGAACAGAGATGCTTTGATATTTACATGAAACAATACGATAATCTGCTGAACATAGAGCGGGTGGCCATAGAAGAACTGTATGAAGGGCACCGGTAGTTTTCAGCAGTTAAGGAGATTGGATATGCTGGAAGAACTAAAAGAAAAAGTGTGGGAAGCAAATATGCTTTTGCCGAAATATGCGCTGATCACGTTTACATGGGGGAATGTTTCCGGGATTGACCGTAGCAGGGGACTGGTTGTAATTAAACCATCCGGTGTGGCGTATGAGAATATGAAACCGGAGGACATGGTTGTTGTGGACCTTGAAGGCACAGTTTTAGAAGGAAAATGGAAACCGTCCTCAGATACGCCGACCCACCTGGAATTGTATAAGAATTTCTGCGATATCGGCGGTGTGGTTCATACACATTCGAGATGGGCGACGACATTTGCGCAGGCAGGCCTGGAAATTCCTCCGCTTGGAACGACGCACAGTGATTATTTTTATGGAGCGGTTCCCTGTACGCGTACTATGACTCCTGAGGAAATAAACGGGGAATATGAAAAAGAGACCGGTAAAGTAATTATAGAAACATTTCGGGATCTGGACCCACAGACGATTCCTGCAGTTGTGGTACACAGTCATGGTCCCTTCACATGGGGGGAGAGTCCGGAAAAAGCGGTGGAATATGCAGTTGTTCTGGAAGAATGTGCAGGAATGGCCTGGCAGGATCTGCTGGTTTCCAACAATACGGTACGACCGATTCAAAAAGAGCTGCTGGATCGGCACTACTTGCGTAAGCATGGACAAAATGCTTACTATGGACAAACAGTATAACATCAGTTAAAAAGTCAGGTGCGAAAGATATTCTTGCACACTGACTTTTTCTTTCAAATGACACCAGAGAGAGAAATTAATATGATTTTATTTTGAAATGAACGGACCTTAAGCACAGTACAGACATTGTTTGGGGGCAAAAGTAATATACAGAGGTGTCAGTCGTTTTTCTTTCGGGAAACATATTGGAAACATGATAACTGTGAGTCAATCCGGTATAAAGAATTGTTAAAAATAAGGGATATAATGGGGCAGGCGAACAGGAAATTACGGATACATTTGTCGGATTAAAAAAATAAATAAAAAAAATGGAAAAAAGAGTTGACTTATGGGGGGACCCGTGCTATTCTAATATAGCTGTCGCTGATACAGACAAGCACAGCAAACAACGAACTTTGATAACTGAACAGTAAAACACATCCTTGAAAATTCTAAAAAAAGAATTTCATTAAATTGACGAAAAGTCAAAACCAACAGTAAAAGGGATAAGATAGCCAAGAGTTATCTTGAACTGGAACGAACACTTAATTTGAGAGTTTGATCCTGGCTCAGGATGAACGCTGGCGGCGTGCTTAACACATGCAAGTCGAACGAAGCACATAAAACGGACATCTTCGGAAAGAAGTATTATGTGACTGAGTGGCGGACGGGTGAGTAACGCGTGGGTAACCTGCCGTATACAGGGGGATAACAGTTAGAAATGACTGCTAATACCGCATAAGCGCACAGAGTCGCATGACTCGGTGTGAAAAACTCCGGTGGTATACGATGGACCCGCGTCTGATTAGGTAGTTGGTGGGGTAACGGCCCACCAAGCCCGCGATCAGTAGCCGACCTGAGAGGGTGACCGGCCACATTGGGACTGAGACACGGCCCAAACTCCTACGGGAGGCAGCAGTGGGGAATATTGCACAATGGGGGAAACCCTGATGCAGCGACGCCGCGTGAGCGAAGAAGTATTTCGGTATGTAAAGCTCTATCAGCAGGGAAGAAAATGACGGTACCTGACTAAGAAGCCCCGGCTAACTACGTGCCAGCAGCCGCGGTAATACGTAGGGGGCAAGCGTTATCCGGATTTACTGGGTGTAAAGGGAGCGTAGACGGCATAGTAAGTCTGATGTGAAAGGCGGGGGCTCAACCCCTGGACTGCATTGGAAACTATTAAGCTGGAGTGTCGGAGAGGTAA
This window encodes:
- the ugpC gene encoding sn-glycerol-3-phosphate ABC transporter ATP-binding protein UgpC; translation: MAGITFKHVKKVYPGNVAVVPDLNLEIKDKEFIVLVGPSGCGKSTTLRMIAGLEEITDGELYIGDRVVNNVPPKNRDIAMVFQNYALYPHMTVYKNIAFGLKLRKTPKEEIDQKVHEVAKILDLEPLLNRKPKALSGGQRQRVALGRAMVRKPSVFLLDEPLSNLDAKLRTSMRSEISKLHKRLDTTFVYVTHDQTEAMTMGDRICVMKDGIIQQFDIPQVLYSAPCNLFVAGFIGSPQMNFMEAQIAEENGKLYAKFAGTALPMTREKSEKLRDYIGKTVILGIRPEDFLPAGGKEAGTITAYVDLVEPMGAEMNLYLQCDEKKMVVRMPGEYQVKEETECTLAVKADKIHVFDKGTQLAICH
- a CDS encoding beta-L-arabinofuranosidase domain-containing protein: MKNRLKAPRLAEVKIADDFWSPYISRVRDIMIPYQWKILNDQIEHAVPSHCIENFKIAAGESEGEYYGAVFQDTDLAKWLEAVAYSLALRPDEELERLADSAIDLIGRAQQEDGYLDTYYTIKEPGMRWTNLREGHELYTAGHLIEAAVAYYQATGKQKFLKIMCRTADLIDEVFGKGKIDGFPGHPEIELALIRLYHVTDEPRYLKLAKYFVDARHGSPNCFDREAKSPGFHHIFPEFEHLGYNNAQAHLPVREQKTADGHAVRAVYLYAAMADLGCECEDSSLLKACRTLYDNITNRQMFLTGSIGAAADGECFTCDYDLPNNYNYSETCASIGLAMFSLRMLQIDRDGKYADTVERALYNTVLGGMALSSKEFFYVNPQEAVPEHLRTNRTLRHVLPKRRPWLGVACCPPNIARTLMSLGQYIYGADEETVYIQMFISNEVQFTFGGKRVTIAMETTYPYGDTIVIRVKNPYNARFKLAIRKPGWSQDISITQNGREQKTRLEKGFCFVEEQILDQSVFQIGLDMKPMLVQAHPRVRQNVGKAAIVRGPLVYCLEEIDNGDNLGAIVISGNAELNLEYLPDLFDGVMTITANARRIREDIWEDRLYQQCSEDETISCRIRAIPYCLWNNRGIGEMLIWIHRR
- a CDS encoding FGGY-family carbohydrate kinase; its protein translation is MKHEHILGIELGSTRIKAVLTDVNYQEIASGSHQWENHYENGLWTYAEAEIWEGLQCCYKNMAEDYERRFGEALTEISAIGLSGMMHGYLVFDEAGNLLTPFRTWRNTNTGQAADELTKLFSFPVPQRWSIAHLYQAILNQEPHVKAVRYMTTLSGYVHWKLTGKRVLGVGDASGMFPINRETATYDEAMLAAFDERIVDEKFPWRCRDILPDVCKAGEDAGHLTEEGAGMLDVTGNLKAGSVLCPPEGDAGTGMVAANAVRPCTGNVSAGTSIFAMVVLEKPLAEVHPEIDIVTTPEGSQVAMVHCNNCTSEINEWASLFQELLRGMGVEKTDAQLYQLLFESAAISDGDCGGVLCCNYHSGEPIVKMEEGLPMLIHRTEGHLSLGNFMRAQLYAAVATLKIGFDIIRKEGIRVDYLTGHGGLFKTPEVGQRILSEALKVPVCTMDHAGEGGAWGIALLAAYRLRQGMDGSLDDFLSQCVFRDTHRTTICAKEEEQRCFDIYMKQYDNLLNIERVAIEELYEGHR
- a CDS encoding L-ribulose-5-phosphate 4-epimerase, whose amino-acid sequence is MLEELKEKVWEANMLLPKYALITFTWGNVSGIDRSRGLVVIKPSGVAYENMKPEDMVVVDLEGTVLEGKWKPSSDTPTHLELYKNFCDIGGVVHTHSRWATTFAQAGLEIPPLGTTHSDYFYGAVPCTRTMTPEEINGEYEKETGKVIIETFRDLDPQTIPAVVVHSHGPFTWGESPEKAVEYAVVLEECAGMAWQDLLVSNNTVRPIQKELLDRHYLRKHGQNAYYGQTV